One Myxococcales bacterium genomic region harbors:
- a CDS encoding PQQ-binding-like beta-propeller repeat protein codes for MYREPPESPPVVVTSDKLVQAFDSATGKPLWEVELESGGYPRLASTGAILVVAVGKLAKVIDLHHGKVLYELPLEFSVAAAVADGARVVLAGDRGLVCLDARGVMWCVRPVESEEGFFGTRDVAFGVHDGQGRPVARLARFAGERVSRSDYGLCLGTSIAQPDVNT; via the coding sequence ATGTACCGCGAGCCCCCCGAGAGCCCTCCCGTCGTCGTCACGAGCGACAAGCTCGTCCAAGCCTTCGACTCCGCCACCGGCAAGCCCCTCTGGGAGGTCGAGCTCGAGAGCGGAGGCTACCCGCGCCTCGCGAGCACCGGCGCGATCCTCGTCGTCGCCGTCGGGAAGCTCGCCAAGGTCATCGACCTGCACCACGGCAAGGTCCTCTACGAGCTGCCCCTCGAGTTCTCCGTGGCCGCGGCCGTGGCCGACGGGGCGCGTGTCGTCCTCGCAGGAGATCGTGGCCTCGTCTGCCTCGACGCCCGCGGCGTCATGTGGTGCGTCCGCCCCGTCGAGAGCGAAGAGGGCTTCTTCGGCACCCGCGACGTCGCCTTCGGCGTCCACGACGGCCAAGGTCGCCCCGTCGCCCGCCTCGCCCGTTTCGCCGGCGAACGTGTCTCCCGCTCCGACTACGGCCTCTGCCTCGGCACCAGCATCGCTCAGCCCGACGTCAACACCTGA
- a CDS encoding ABC-F family ATP-binding cassette domain-containing protein → MIGVSKLAKSFGARTLFEGATFQLNAGSRYGLVGANGSGKSTFMKVLAGDEPATDGLVTFPPNARVGVLRQDHFLSDAEQILALAMRGDARTYALLEERTAIVDRGEGDPHRLADIEHELSTLGGTTLEARATAVLVGLGIPAAQHRQPLSTLSGGFKLRVLLAQVLVGGPDALLLDEPTNHLDILSIRWLEKFLAGYRGVALVISHDVRFLDNVATHVLDVDYETITLYTGNYRSFCDQKALARAQKEEEIARAEKIIAEKRAFVERFGAKATKAKQAQSRLKQIERIEVEELAASSRRTPLFRFEPERPSGKDVLTLDGISKAYGEKKVLRDVSLTVRRGEKVGIIGPNGLGKSTLLKIVVGDVAPDAGKVSLGHEVRVGYFAQDHHDVMKNPNMKPLDYVWEACPREGTSYVRGQLGRVLFSGDEVEKPVGKLSGGEAARLVFARIAVEKPNVLLLDEPTNHLDIEAIGALVEGLREFEGTVIFVSHDRHFVSELATRIVELRPEGPNDFPGTFAEYLERCGDDHLDGDAVSAKAKAQADATKATEPTKEPEGGSWEEQKKRRNRLAALPARRDKVMAKIDELEEKKKAIDARYAEDGFFERTSPDEVKRLEDAKAAADGEIETLMAEWESIEAELAAG, encoded by the coding sequence ATGATCGGCGTCTCCAAGCTCGCGAAATCGTTCGGCGCTCGCACCCTGTTCGAGGGGGCGACGTTCCAGCTCAACGCCGGGTCCCGGTATGGCCTCGTGGGCGCGAACGGGTCGGGCAAATCGACCTTCATGAAGGTCCTCGCGGGGGACGAGCCGGCGACGGACGGGCTCGTGACGTTTCCGCCGAACGCGCGCGTGGGTGTGCTGAGGCAGGACCACTTCCTGTCGGACGCGGAGCAAATCTTGGCGCTCGCGATGCGGGGCGATGCGCGGACGTACGCGCTGCTCGAGGAGCGCACGGCGATCGTCGATCGGGGCGAGGGAGATCCGCACAGGCTCGCGGACATCGAGCACGAGCTGTCGACGCTCGGGGGGACCACGCTCGAGGCGCGCGCGACGGCGGTGCTCGTGGGGCTCGGGATCCCGGCGGCGCAGCACCGGCAGCCTTTGTCGACGCTCTCGGGCGGGTTCAAGCTGCGCGTGCTCTTGGCGCAGGTGCTCGTGGGAGGGCCGGACGCGCTCTTGCTCGACGAGCCGACGAACCACCTCGACATCCTGTCGATCCGGTGGCTCGAGAAGTTCCTCGCGGGCTACCGGGGCGTGGCGCTCGTCATCTCGCACGACGTGCGCTTCCTCGACAACGTGGCGACCCACGTGCTCGACGTCGACTACGAGACGATCACCCTATACACCGGGAACTACAGATCTTTTTGTGACCAAAAGGCCCTCGCTCGGGCGCAAAAAGAAGAAGAGATCGCGCGGGCCGAGAAGATCATCGCCGAGAAGCGCGCGTTCGTGGAGCGGTTCGGGGCGAAGGCGACGAAGGCGAAGCAGGCGCAGAGCCGGCTCAAGCAGATCGAGCGCATCGAGGTGGAGGAGCTCGCGGCCTCGTCGCGGAGGACGCCGCTCTTTCGGTTCGAGCCGGAGCGGCCGAGCGGAAAGGACGTGCTCACGCTCGACGGGATCTCGAAGGCGTACGGCGAGAAGAAGGTGCTGCGCGACGTGTCGCTGACCGTGCGGCGCGGGGAGAAGGTGGGCATCATCGGGCCGAACGGGCTCGGGAAATCGACGCTGCTCAAGATCGTGGTGGGGGACGTCGCGCCCGACGCGGGCAAGGTGAGCCTCGGGCACGAGGTGCGCGTGGGGTACTTCGCGCAGGACCACCACGACGTGATGAAGAACCCGAACATGAAGCCGCTCGACTACGTGTGGGAGGCATGCCCGCGCGAGGGGACGAGCTACGTGCGTGGGCAGCTCGGGCGGGTGCTCTTCTCGGGGGACGAGGTGGAGAAGCCGGTGGGCAAGCTCTCGGGGGGCGAGGCGGCGCGGCTCGTGTTCGCGCGGATCGCGGTGGAGAAGCCGAACGTGCTGCTCTTGGACGAGCCCACGAACCACCTCGACATCGAGGCGATCGGGGCGCTCGTGGAGGGGCTGCGGGAGTTCGAGGGCACGGTGATCTTCGTCTCGCACGACCGGCACTTCGTGTCGGAGCTGGCGACGCGCATCGTGGAGCTGCGGCCGGAGGGGCCGAACGACTTCCCCGGCACGTTCGCGGAGTATCTCGAGCGGTGCGGGGACGACCACCTCGACGGGGACGCGGTCTCGGCGAAGGCGAAGGCCCAGGCCGACGCGACCAAGGCGACCGAGCCGACGAAGGAGCCCGAGGGCGGGTCATGGGAAGAGCAGAAGAAGCGGCGCAACCGGCTCGCGGCGCTGCCTGCCCGGCGCGACAAGGTGATGGCCAAGATCGACGAGCTCGAGGAGAAGAAGAAGGCGATCGACGCGCGGTACGCGGAGGACGGGTTCTTCGAGCGGACGAGCCCCGACGAGGTCAAGCGGCTCGAGGACGCGAAGGCCGCGGCGGACGGGGAGATCGAGACGCTCATGGCCGAGTGGGAGTCGATCGAGGCCGAGCTCGCCGCGGGTTGA
- a CDS encoding AraC family transcriptional regulator — protein sequence MKLEALADSIGRHFSKIEHNINTIPADDPATMTPLDGLTLVRSTHPTGFEATLYEPLVCLIVQGSKVTTAGDQTVTLSAGKSVVVSHDIPVLSRIERASPAAPYLALVIRLDLGTLRSLYAEVGDVETVVEEEEAALKMADLDAPTMAVVLRYLDLLDHPKDARVLSPLVRRELHYRLLVSSSGGMLRSLLRRDSYASRISDAIGSLREGFRGPLDIGALARHAGMSPSSFHKHFRSVTRTTPLQYQKDLRLAEARALLRTGRHSVSTAAFEVGYESPSQFSREYSRKFGLPPQSDRRAAL from the coding sequence ATGAAGCTCGAGGCTCTGGCCGATTCGATCGGCCGTCACTTCTCGAAAATCGAACATAATATCAATACGATACCGGCAGACGACCCGGCCACGATGACGCCGCTCGATGGGCTGACCCTCGTTCGGTCCACACACCCGACCGGCTTCGAGGCAACCCTCTACGAGCCCCTCGTATGCCTAATCGTCCAGGGATCGAAGGTCACGACGGCGGGGGACCAGACCGTGACCCTGTCGGCCGGAAAGAGCGTCGTCGTCAGCCACGACATCCCGGTCCTGAGCCGCATCGAGCGAGCGTCGCCCGCGGCACCGTACCTCGCCCTCGTGATTCGGCTCGATCTCGGGACGCTCCGGAGCTTGTACGCCGAGGTCGGCGACGTCGAGACGGTCGTCGAAGAGGAGGAGGCGGCGTTGAAGATGGCCGACCTCGACGCGCCCACCATGGCCGTGGTCCTGCGCTACCTCGACCTCCTCGACCATCCGAAGGACGCCCGGGTGCTCTCCCCGCTCGTTCGACGCGAGCTTCACTACCGTCTTCTGGTGTCGAGCTCGGGCGGCATGCTCCGCTCGCTCCTTCGGAGAGACAGCTACGCGAGCCGGATCTCCGACGCGATAGGCTCGCTGCGCGAGGGCTTCCGCGGGCCGCTCGACATCGGGGCTCTCGCGCGCCACGCCGGCATGAGCCCCTCGTCGTTCCACAAGCACTTCCGCTCGGTCACACGAACGACGCCGCTGCAATACCAGAAGGACCTACGGCTCGCGGAGGCACGGGCGCTCCTACGCACGGGGCGACACTCGGTGTCGACGGCCGCCTTCGAGGTCGGTTACGAGAGCCCGTCGCAGTTCAGCCGCGAGTACAGCCGAAAGTTCGGCCTCCCGCCTCAATCGGACCGCCGCGCTGCCCTGTAA
- a CDS encoding SDR family NAD(P)-dependent oxidoreductase, translating to MDPIETKHLKTVIEKHTRDMTGRVVAITGTTSGTGFVCARELAKLGATVLLLNRESPRSSASLAELRAAVPGGKFEAIPCDLQSFASVRAAAEAIRAKFERLDVLCNNAAVMAFPDQATGDGYDVQMQTNAISAFLLTKELMGLLRKSDDGRVVNHSSNARRGAPHEPRYFGKNGGNLGGDGTEQEAFAFEGPRWQRYHQSKLANCTFTYGLQKRLDAKGITNVKALLAHPGLAITGLATTTAATGGMDLGHGIMTQAQSAEDGALGILRACADPHVEGGDFFGPPGWTGFPEKLPPEELLTDPENVRIAWEGCEAAVGEFPL from the coding sequence ATGGACCCCATCGAGACCAAGCACCTGAAGACCGTCATTGAGAAGCACACCCGCGACATGACCGGGCGTGTCGTAGCCATCACCGGGACGACCAGCGGGACGGGCTTCGTCTGCGCGCGCGAGCTCGCGAAGCTCGGGGCCACGGTGCTCTTGCTCAACCGGGAGAGCCCCCGTTCGAGCGCGTCGCTCGCCGAGCTCCGGGCCGCGGTCCCCGGCGGCAAGTTCGAGGCGATCCCCTGCGATTTGCAGAGCTTCGCGAGTGTCAGGGCCGCCGCGGAGGCGATCCGGGCCAAGTTCGAGCGGCTCGACGTGCTCTGCAACAACGCCGCCGTGATGGCGTTCCCCGATCAGGCCACGGGTGACGGGTACGACGTACAAATGCAGACCAACGCCATCTCTGCCTTCCTCCTGACGAAGGAGCTCATGGGGCTCTTGCGGAAGAGCGACGACGGGCGCGTGGTCAATCACAGCTCGAACGCGCGGCGCGGCGCCCCGCACGAGCCGAGGTACTTCGGCAAGAACGGCGGCAACCTCGGCGGGGACGGCACCGAGCAAGAGGCCTTCGCCTTCGAGGGGCCGCGTTGGCAGCGGTACCACCAGTCCAAGCTCGCGAACTGCACGTTCACCTACGGCCTCCAAAAGCGGCTCGATGCGAAGGGGATCACGAACGTGAAGGCGCTGCTCGCGCACCCGGGGCTCGCCATCACCGGCCTCGCGACGACCACCGCGGCCACGGGAGGCATGGACCTCGGCCACGGGATCATGACGCAGGCGCAGTCGGCCGAGGACGGCGCCCTGGGCATCCTCCGCGCGTGCGCGGATCCTCACGTCGAGGGCGGGGATTTCTTCGGTCCACCGGGCTGGACGGGGTTTCCCGAGAAGCTGCCGCCCGAGGAGCTGCTGACGGACCCTGAGAACGTTCGCATCGCCTGGGAGGGGTGCGAGGCTGCAGTCGGCGAGTTTCCGCTGTAG
- a CDS encoding prolipoprotein diacylglyceryl transferase: MHPILFRIPLPHMPIKLWWGLALVAAISVIYGLYARRKADNGSFIGGIVVALICGVAGFALKDTKLEATSLPIYSYGVMLGLSLVVGWYLTLTLAERDGLPKETMANCYVIVALSAVVASRLLYIVTNPDEFKQLADVWDLRRGGLVAYGGFVGGFIASWAYLKTQKINLMPWADVAVPSLASGLLVTRIGCYLFGCDFGKRLSDTAPGFLKKLGTFPHWPDQTLASGSGSPAYVRHLELFRGTPLGSEVVSSNASLPVHPTQLYESLTGLFLLGLLLWQRKNQKFRGQIFFLFTFTYGAIRFVLEVLRDDTERGSFGPAIGEHWLIAGSLLLFAIAFTFGIALGIKDPAKRTVARVLSFVPAIVAFVMLRPASFGKSEVVQLSTSQGIGLASALLCAFYYAKLWEEARKNPAGAMSKATLGEGAAKETKAADGDDSETDNDPDKLPKLEDDGEVEPGDETRAEAPVSKALGSKKKGLKKKAKPRAADVDDEPKDEDEKAESKDEKAESKDEKAESKDEKAESKDEKSESKDEEAESKDEKAESKDEKAESKDEKAESKDEKAESKDEKAESKDEKAESKDEKAESKDEKAD; this comes from the coding sequence ATGCATCCGATTCTCTTTCGTATCCCGCTGCCCCACATGCCCATCAAGCTGTGGTGGGGCCTCGCGCTCGTGGCCGCGATCTCGGTCATCTACGGGCTCTACGCTCGGAGAAAGGCCGACAACGGGTCGTTCATCGGCGGCATCGTGGTGGCGCTCATCTGCGGCGTCGCCGGCTTCGCCCTGAAAGACACGAAGCTCGAGGCGACGAGCCTCCCCATCTACTCGTACGGCGTGATGCTCGGGCTCTCGCTCGTCGTCGGCTGGTACCTCACCCTCACGCTTGCCGAGCGCGATGGCCTCCCGAAGGAGACCATGGCGAACTGCTACGTGATCGTGGCGCTCTCGGCGGTCGTCGCGTCGCGCCTCCTCTACATCGTGACGAACCCCGACGAGTTCAAGCAGCTCGCCGACGTGTGGGATCTCCGGCGTGGTGGGCTCGTGGCGTACGGTGGGTTCGTCGGTGGGTTCATCGCGAGCTGGGCCTACCTAAAGACGCAGAAGATCAACCTCATGCCGTGGGCCGACGTGGCCGTCCCGTCGCTCGCGTCGGGCCTGCTCGTCACGCGCATCGGCTGTTACCTCTTCGGCTGCGACTTCGGAAAGCGCCTCTCGGACACCGCCCCCGGGTTCCTGAAGAAGCTCGGGACCTTCCCGCACTGGCCCGACCAGACGCTCGCGAGCGGCTCCGGATCGCCGGCGTACGTGCGCCACCTCGAGCTCTTCCGCGGCACGCCGCTCGGGTCCGAGGTCGTCTCGTCGAACGCGTCGTTGCCGGTGCACCCCACGCAGCTCTACGAGTCGCTCACCGGGCTCTTCTTGCTCGGGCTCCTCCTCTGGCAGCGCAAAAACCAGAAGTTCCGCGGCCAGATCTTCTTCCTCTTCACGTTCACGTACGGCGCCATCCGCTTCGTGCTCGAGGTGCTCCGCGACGACACCGAGCGCGGCTCGTTCGGTCCGGCCATCGGCGAGCACTGGCTCATCGCGGGCTCGCTGCTCCTCTTCGCGATCGCCTTCACGTTCGGCATCGCGCTCGGCATCAAGGATCCGGCGAAGCGCACCGTGGCGCGCGTGCTCTCGTTCGTGCCCGCGATCGTGGCGTTCGTGATGTTGCGCCCGGCCTCGTTCGGCAAATCCGAGGTCGTGCAGCTCTCGACGAGCCAAGGCATCGGCCTCGCGTCGGCGCTGCTCTGCGCCTTCTACTACGCGAAGCTCTGGGAAGAGGCCCGCAAGAACCCTGCGGGCGCGATGTCGAAGGCCACGCTCGGCGAAGGCGCCGCCAAAGAGACGAAGGCGGCCGACGGCGACGACAGCGAGACCGACAACGACCCCGACAAGCTCCCCAAGCTCGAGGATGACGGCGAGGTGGAGCCCGGCGACGAGACCCGCGCGGAGGCGCCCGTCTCGAAGGCCCTCGGCAGCAAGAAGAAGGGCCTCAAGAAGAAGGCGAAGCCCAGGGCCGCCGACGTCGACGACGAGCCCAAGGACGAGGACGAGAAGGCCGAATCGAAGGACGAGAAGGCCGAATCGAAGGACGAGAAGGCCGAATCGAAGGACGAGAAGGCCGAATCGAAGGACGAGAAGTCCGAATCGAAGGACGAGGAGGCCGAATCGAAGGACGAGAAGGCCGAATCGAAGGACGAGAAGGCCGAATCGAAGGACGAGAAGGCCGAATCGAAGGACGAGAAGGCCGAATCGAAGGACGAGAAGGCCGAATCGAAGGACGAGAAGGCCGAATCGAAGGACGAGAAGGCCGAATCGAAGGACGAGAAGGCCGACTGA